The nucleotide sequence ATGAGCTCCTATTGCTTCACCTTTAGTCCTCCTAATCTTCGCAAGCAAAGCTACATAGTTGGGGATCGCAAGGATTTTACCTTCTGGGAGGTTGTCAACACAGTATTCAATGATGTCCAAGCTCTGCTCTATCTCATAAATTCTGACCATAGTAATGTCGTAGGCATCTCCTCTCGCTTCTCCAACTATATCTTGAGGAACAACGGCTCTAACGTCAATATCTGCATAAGCATCGTAGGGCATGTCCTGTCTGATGTCCATTCTTAGACCAGCCGCTCTTGCAGTGGGCCCAACAACATTGAGCTTGAGTGCCAGCTCTTTTGAAAGCTGAGCAACTCCTCTAGTTCTTGCCTTATAGACTGGGTCTGAGAGTATTATCTCCTTCATCTTTTCAGTGAGCTCCCAGTAGTAAGTTATCATATCCTTTAGGGCTTTTATGTGACTCTCTTTGATGTCTCTCCTCACACCGCCAATCATGAAAACCGAATAGTTGATTCTGTTTCCAGTTAAAAGCTCCAGTAAATCGAGGACTTTTTCTCTTCCTTTCCATATCCAGAACAAAAGTGAGTCAAACCCCATCTCGTGAGCTATCACTCCCAACCAGAGCAGATGACTGTGAATCCTCTCAAGCTCTGCTATGATCGGTCTTATGTACTGCGCTCTTGGAGGAGCTTCAATCCCTAACGCTTTCTCCGCTGTAATCACGAATGCGTATGGGTGGGATATTGAACAGATTCCACAGATTCTTTCTGAGAGATAAAGTGTCTGTATGGCATTTCTCTTCATTCCCATGTACTCGATTCCCCTGTGGGCAAATCCTCTCTTCACATCAACTTTAACAACCTTTTCCCCCTCTATCTCAGCCTCGACTCTGATTGGCTCTTTTAATGCTGGATGAATTGGACCTATAGGAATATAGTAAGCAGATTTAGGCATTTTCCCCACCTTTCTTTCTTATTTCCCTAACGCTCTTGTGTGTGTGCTTAATCATGTCATCAACACCATACTCATCCCTTCTCCATGGATATTTCCCTTCAGGCCAGTCGTCAGGCAAGAAGAGGTGTCTCTTGTTCTTTAAGCCCTCAAATTCAACGCCAAGCATCTCTCTTATTTCTCTTTCATTTGTCTCTGCCCCAATCATTAAGTCCGTAATTGTTGGAAGAATCAATTCACTTTTTGGAAGGTCAAACTTCAGCGTTATGCTTATTTCCCCCCATGGATGTCCATGATAAACTCCAAAGGAATAGATCATCTTTATAACATCTCCTCCAGTGTCCTCACCAGTTATGAAGTGTAAATGTGGATAATCAATGTCAAAAATTGTTTCAACAGCTTTTCTGAATGCGGATTTATCAATCTCAGCCCAAATTTCATAAAGGGTTCTCTTTCTCCTGACTCCCATTGTATATTCCTTTATCTCATAGCTCAGCAGTGCATCTCCAAGAGATTCCTTAAGCTTTTCAAGGATTTGTTCTACATTCATTCTTTCTTCCCCTCCAATTCCTTTTCCAACTTCTCCAGCTTGAGCCATGCCTTAACGACGGCGTCTATGATAGCCTCTGGTCTTGGTGGGCAACCAGGAACGTAGATATCAACAGGAATTATCTCATCTATTGGCCCAACTAGATTGTAGGAGTCGTAAAAGACACCCCCACTTGTTCCACAGTTCCCAACTACAATGACTGCTTTTGGATCTGGCATCTGCTCGTATATTCTCTTCAGCTTGTCAGCAAAGTCCCTTGGAATCGCCCCAGTAACCAAAAGCACATCCGCATGCCTCGGCGAACCCACCAATTTGATTCCAAACCTTTCAGCATCATATCTTGGTGTGAGTGCAGCGATGATTTCAATGTCACAGCCGTTACATGAACCTCCCGAAGCATGAAAAACCCAAAGAGAGCGTTTAAAATTCGTAAGCTTTCCCATATCAGGCACCTCCTACAAGGAGGAAGAGAATTATTGTTCCCACTCCAAGGTACCAGAGTATGTAGTCTCTAAGGTCGCCTGTATGAATTGTCTGCAGAATGTTGTAGTAGCCCTTTAATGCCTCAATGAAACCCCAATAGATATCACTAGCCTTAACTTGGATTTTTTCTTTTGATGGCTCAATGTTACCACTCAAATATGGCTTAACCTGTTCTGTATCTTTCTTATAGCCCGGGTTTCCTCTGGAATAAATCAGGTAACCTATTAGTGCAAAGGGTATAAGGAAAGCCAACCACAGCAATGGGCTCCAATATCCTGCACCTGTAACTAGTCTTGGTATCATGCTAAACCACCCCATGTTTGATATTGAGCTATCCTGATTAGTGCATCAACAGCCGGATACACTAACTTGTCAAGCACTACATCCGGGAACAGACCAAAGAGTATACAGAGCAACGCTAGAATCACCATTGCCACAATCATTGGCTTTGGAACTTCTTTTGCGTTCTCAAACTTCTCCAATGGTGGTCCTAAGAATGCCGAAGCGAACACTTTAACGAATGAAGCAAGCGTTAATATGCTCGTAACCATTGCAAATACTGCCAAGAGGGGGTTTAATCTGTATGAACTTTCATAAATTAGGAACTTGCTTGCAAATCCATTGAATGGCGGCAGACCAGATATGGCAGCGGCACCAACGATGAAACATAGAGTTGTTATAGGCATTTTTCTCGCTAATCCTCCCATTTCGTTGAGGTTTCTTGTTCCTGTTACGTAGAATAGAGCACCAGCAGTCATTAAGAGCAAGCTCTTGTAGATGATGTGATTTATTATGTGGAAAATTCCTCCAGCCATTGCTGTTTTACCAAACTCTGCTAATGCCTTAGGATCATGGAGAACCGTTAAGCCAACACCGACACCAAGGAGCATGTAACCTGTCTGTGAGATAGCGTGATAGCTCATAAGCCTCTTCACGTCTTTCTGAACCAAGGCCATTGTAACTCCAATGAACATTGTCAGAACGCCGAGAACTGACATTATCCACCCAACTCTCGCTAAGCTGATTGATATGTTTGCAAAGAGTGTGAAGCTGACTCTAAAGAGAGCATATAGACTTGCATAAGTTGACACCAATAAGACAGGGTTTATACCAGCTGGAACCTCTGTATAAGCGTCAGGAACCCAGTAGTGCATTGGCACTGAACCACACTTCATTGCAAATGACGTGAAGAGCAAGCCAAATGCTATCATGTCAAGGGTGTTGAAGGACACTTGCTTGCTTATGTATGCCAAGTTCAAGTTCCCATATTCCCCATAGAGAATTCCAATGGCAAAGAGAACCATCAGTGAGGCAACAGCACTAACGATAAGGTATTTGATTCCAGCTTCGCTTGCTTCACCACGATAGTTCCTAAAGCCAACCAACGCTGAACCCGCTATACCAGCTATTTCAAGGAACACGAATAAGTTGAATAAATCTCCAGTAAGAACCATGCCCAAGATACCGACCTCTAATAGGAGCAACAAAGCATAGTATTTCTCTAAGCCGCTTTCCGCTTTAACATGGCTGTAAGAGTAGAGGGCACCAATAAAGCTCATTAGTGTCGCTGAGATTGCCATGAAAGCTCCAATACCATCAATTTCAAACATAATTCTTATCGGCACTTTATAGCCTGATGGAAGCACGAGAGTTGGCCTATCAGCGCCAAAGACATACACTATTACTCCATTAAGCCTAACCTGATACATTAATAGGAGTGAAAGGCCAACAGTGACAGCTGTTATTAATATGGCCCATACAGCTGCAAGGTTCTGCTTTTTCTTGAATAACGGTGCAACAAATGCTCCAAAGAGTGGAATTGCTATCATTAATGCCGGCAGATGCTCAATCATCCTCTCAGCCTCCTGATTTTTGTAACATCAAGGGTTCCGTAGTGCTTGTAGATGTTCACAGCAAAAGCGAGCATTAGAGCTGAGACGGCGACACCGATGACAATGCTCGTAAGTGTTAATGCCTGTGGAGTTGGCAGAACCATATTTTGCGGATTTGCAGCTTCTGGAGGTGCTAAAGTATAGATTGGAGCATAACCACCTTTCACATAGCCCAATGCGACCAAAAACAGGTTTACAGCCCCTTCAAGAATTTCAATTCCAATGACCACCTTGATTAAATTCCTCTTGAATCCTATGGTGTAAAATCCTATTGCTAAGAGAAGTGCAACTATTATGAAAGGAAAGTTCACAAAAACTTCACCACTCATCCCTCTCCCTCCTCATGATCAGGAAGAATATCAGCACTATACTGGTAAGACCAGCGAGAACCTTCATTCCAACGAAGATGTTCATGTAGGAAAGTGTTCCACCAGTGTTTAGGTAGCCTGGATTTATTCCAACTGGTGTCTTCCCCCCAAAGATCGGAAATCCACTGTTTGCAATTATGTTTTTGAAGAATGTGTAACCAGCAAATCCCAAGCATGCCATTCCTAAGAAGCCCAGTGCACCAATGCTTTCAAACACATTGAGTGGAACTTTCTCAAATAATGTTTTTATGGTTTCATACCTATTAGCAACTATTAACAACGCTAATCCACTCGCAAACACTGCTCCTCCCTGGAAACCTCCTCCTGGTGTAAGATGGCCATGAAGGATTATGTAGCTTCCAAAGACAAGTATCAACGGAGCTAATATCTTGGTTGTAGTCTTTATGATAGTCGTTGTCATCCTTTCACCTCCCTCCTACGCAGCACCATTAAGACTCCGGAAACCGCTGTAAATAGAACAGTTGCTTCACCGAGAGTATCAAAACCTCTGTAATCAAAGACTATGCTTGTGACAACGTTGTTAGCTGAGGCTTCAATCTGGGCATGAGTTATGAACCAGTCATCCATCTCCCTGTGCGGAGGCTCTCCGAAAGGTCTTAAGCTGATCATTGCAGCAAGGAGGAAGAGCGTGAAGCCAATGAAAGCCAGCAAGCCAAGAGAAGTCCTCATTCTACCACCTCCTCATCGGTGGTGTTCTTTATAGCCAGCAGATACATCGCCGTTGTTAGACACGCACCAACGCCAGCTTCAGCTATTGCAACATCTGGAGCTTGGAGAACATAGAATTCCAGTGATAAAATTAGGCTGAACACTGCCATGGCGATTACGGCCATAATAAGGTTCTTGAATCTAATAGCAACTATTGCGCTAACGAGTAGTCCTATTCCAATTAGTATTTGCAAAATCCAGAAAAACTCCATAAAGTTCATAGCCTCCCCTCCAGTTCATCTATTACAGCTCCATATGGCCTAATTCCCGATTTTCTCGCAGCTCTTCCGATTGCATGGGCACCAACTGGGTTTGTTAGCACCAGAAAGATTACAACGAGAGCTGAGTGAATCCCTATTGTTACCCATCTTAGGTCATGTGTTGGGAGCCAGTTGTAAATTGAATACACCACCGTTGCAAGAACTATGAAAATAGTCCCAAATGTTGTACATTTTGTTGCTGCATGAATCCTTGTGTAAACATCTGGAAATCTGAGGATTCCAACGCTTGCAAGGAAGTTAAAGATTACCCCAATTGCCAAGAAAATTGTGATTATATACTCAATCATGCTATCCCCACCTTCTTCTTTACTAAATACCTTGCAATATAGAGCGTGGCAATGTAACTCAGAACTGCATACACCAGTGCAACATCAATGAACACAGCTTGCTTCGTAATTACACCATAGATAACCATTGCACCAGCCGTTGTTGTGGTCATTGAATCTAGAGCAACTGCCCTGTCTGGAATGGTAGGGCCGAGAAGGAGTCTAATCAGTGTTAACATTGCTGAAAATAGAAGCAAAACCAACGCAACCATAAATGCACTAATCACATTCATTCCGCAATCCTCCTTGCCCATTTTGGAAGGTAACCACAAAGCTCTTCAGGAGTTGGTTTTTCCTTTCCAGGCGGAACATGGATCCAGTGCACGTACAAATTGCCATCTTCGTCAATTTCAAGAGTAAACGTTCCCGGGGTTAAAGTTATTGAATTTGCCAAAAGAGTTCTGCTTTCGTCTCTTGTAAGTCCAGGAGATATTTTAACAATGCCAGGCCTTATTTTCCCTGTTATAACTCTATAAGCTACATCAAGATTTGCCTTTGCCATTGCAAAGAAAAATGGCCCAACTGCATATATTATGAAAAGAACCCATCTCCTCGGACTAAAGAAATATTCGAGCTTTTCATCCATGATGTTCCGTGTTAAATACCCAATTATCGCTGCAATAATGAATCCGGCGATTAGTTCTTCTTTGCTCCATGCGATTATATTCCCCGAACCCGCTGTAAGCAGTAAATACACAATAAACGACCAAAGGAAAGATGTTACAAACGCCATTCTTTCACCTCGGCTTTAAGTTTTAAACCTTTATAGGGCATTTTTAGGATTAATCTCATTTTAAATTTGCTAAAAATTCTTAAATATATTTCTAAAACGAAAGGTTATAAACCTAATATTTTGACAAATGAAAAAGTCACTAAACTTTACAAACTATTTAACACAAAGAGACATTAATGAACAAAGATTCTCACTACAGTTTATGTTAGTTCAGAAAAAATGTTGAAAATGGTTATACCTTTGTAAAGGTTTACAAAAAGCAAAAAGAACATGACACTTAATAAAACACTAATGCTAACAAATAAGAAAAAATTAGAGAACATGCTACTCTTCGTATTCCTCAATAGCACCAAACCTACAGACACTTGCACATATGCCACAGCCAACACACTTGTTTGGATCAATCTTATGTACTTTTCCTGGGGCTCCGGTTATAGCGTTCTGTGGACATTTCCTTGCACATAACGTACATCCCTTACATTTATCTGGAATTATGCGGTATTTCTTGACTTTTTTGCTCTTCTGTGCCTCTATCATTTCCTCGATTTCTTCATCTTTGAGCCACCTTAAGTTGTCATCGTATTTATCGTAAGTAGCAAGGAGGAACTCTTTGCTCATTTCCAGAGCATTTACCGGACACACATCCACACACTGAGCACAGAACACACATCTACCGAGCCAGAAGGTTACTTTTTTGATTTCTGGTATAAACTCAATAACACCTGCTGGACAAACTGTCACACAGAGCTTACAACCAACACACTTGTCAGGATAGTAGATTAGCTTTCCTCTAAATCCATCTGGAGTTGGAACTGGCTCAGTCTTTGGGAACATGTTTGTTGCTGGTTTTCTGAAAAGATTTGAGAGGACTGTGGAGAGAGTCGGAGGTATCTTCATACTATCACCCCCAATAGATCAATTGCAAGGATTAATGATCCAATTATCGCAGCAGGAAGGAGTCTAAGCCAGAATATTTGCACTGCCTGGGTAATTCTTAGCCTTCCGGTTATCGCTCTAAAGATGCTCATGCTGATGAATAACACTATAAAGACCTTAAGTGTGTGGAAGAGTACGTCAACAATGAGAGCTGGTGTTCCGCTGAGTCCAACATAAGCACTTATGCCCCATGGGAAGAAAATGGCAACAACTAAGCTTGCACTTACGAACATTTTTAGAGCATTGCTGAGTTCAAATAATGCAAGATGCCTTCCGCTATACTCAGCCATTGGACCTTCAGCAACTTCAGTCTCCGCTTCTGGAATGTCAAAGAAACCAACTTCGATTTCACTTGCCAACCAAGCCAAGAACACAAAGAGCAATATAAATGTTCCAATGAAAGCTAGGGGTGTTCCAAGTTCCCATATGTTGCGCTGGTAAAATGTTGCCAAGCTGAAAGGCTTTTCAACCCCGAGATGACTCAATCTCCAGAGAATTGTGAAGAGCCCAAGCATCATTGGGATCTCCCTTGAAACTAATATTATCATCTCTCTCTGAGCACCTATTTGAGCATAAGGTGAGCCAGAGCTTATTGCTCCTAAAACCCTGATGAAGCCAATGAGGGTTAACAAGTAAATGAATACGATTACGTCACCCTTGGTGGCAAAGAGGGGAGCAAAGCCCATTGGAGTGTAAGCTAATAATGCTATTGAAACAGCTAAAGCCAAAACTGGAGCCAGCTCATAGAACTTATTGGCATGCTTTGGAATTATTGATTCTTTGCTCATGAGCTTTAGGAAATCATAGAATGGCTGGAGCAGAGGAGGCCCTACTCTGCGTTGCATTCTTGCGACTAACTTTCTGTCAAGTCCCTCCCAGAGGAGTGAGGCAAATGAAACGTAAAGATAAAGGGCAATTAAACCAAGAGTGGCATATAGAATGTTCATAGTATGCACCTCCCTATTCCAATTTTCTCAGGTTTTGCTTTGATGTTTGGATTGATTTCCTTGGTCTTCTTTATTGACTCTTTAAGCAAATCAACCTCTGTTAGAATTCTCTTCCTTCCAGTTTCGGCATCAATCACCGCTACTCTATCAGTACAGCTCAAGCACGGATCAATTGAAGCTATAGCAACTGGGACATCAGCCAATTGTTCACCAACTAAAGCCCTTGCAACTGCAAAGAGGTTCGGAAATGTTGGCTCTCTCATCTTCCACTTTGCTGGGCCATCTCTTCCAGGTTCAGCCCTTACGTAGTGTATGGTCTCACCTCTTGGAGCTTCGTATCTTCCAATTCCTTCACCCTCTGCTTTCTTGAGCTTGAAGAGTATCATGTTGTCCTTTGGAAATGCCTTAATCTTTCCTTCTGGCATCTGATCCAATGCTCTCTCAATAATTTCCATACTCTGCCAAAGCTCACCGACTCTTACTACCATCCTATCAAAAACATCTCCTTTGATTACACCTGTGAACTCCTTAGGTGTTACTGGCTTAACTCCCAAGTCTGGGTAGACTCCAAGCTTTTCGTTGTATCTAACGTCCTTCTTAATGCCACTTCCTCTTGCTGTTGGACCTTGAGCACTGTACTCAATTGCTATTCTCTTTGGTATAACACCAGAGTCCCTCAAACGGGCTTCAACTGTTGGATCGTAGAGGAATATCTCCTCAATTTTTGGCATAATCTCTTGGCGATAATAGTAAATCATATCAAGTATTGCCCTCTTGTGCTTCTCTGTTATGTCTCTCCTAACTCCGCCAATCATGTTTCCAGCGTAGTTGACTCTGTTACCTCCAATGTCCTCAAGGATGTCCATTACCTTTTCTCTCGCCAACCAGCTCAAATGGAGAACTGTGTCGTAGCCTATTGAGTGTGCAACTACACCCAAGTTGAGCAAGTGAGAGTGTATTCTCTCAAGCTCTCCAACGATGACTCTGATATACTCTGCCCTCTCTGGGACTTCAATGCCAGCCATTTCTTCAACAGCTCTTGCATAAGTGTGGTTGTGTGAAAATGAACAGATTCCACATATTCTCTCTGCTAAATAGAGCACTTGAATCCAGTTCCTTCTCATTGCAATCCATTCAAGGCCTCTCAAGTTGTAACCGAGCTTGACATCGACGTTAATGATACGCTCACCGTCAAGGGTAATTATGAACTTCTCAGGCTCCTCCAATGCTGGGTGAATAGGACCTATGGGGATTTTAACCCAGTATTCAATCCTCTCATTCATTTTGACTCCCTCCTGTATGGATGTCCAGCATTTTTGACCATTTCGGGAGTAATTCCTGTCTCGTCGAGCCTCAATGGATAAACACCTTCTGGAAAGTCATCTGGCAAGAACAGTCTTCTGGGATCTGGGATTCCTTCGTATTTGATGCCAAGGAACTCCTGTACTTCTCTCTCGTATGGCAGAGAGCTTGGAAAGATGTCAGTTATCGTTGGCAACACTGGATCATCCTTTGAGCATGCTGTTCCAATCACAACTGACAAGCTCTCTCCCTGCTCCCAGAACATTTCCCAATGGTATTTAGCAGTAAGTCTATCTCCCCTATCCTCAGCTATTATAATGGAGAACTGTGCAGTTGGGTCAATTTCCTTGAGGAACTTGACAACATCTTTGAACTTCTCCCTGCTAACTTCAATCCAAATTCTCTTTCTTGGGTGAGGAAGTTTATTTTCAGTTATCTTGACCTCTACATCTTCAAATTTTGCCTTTATTCTCTCAGCAAATTCTTCAGGTGTCATTCTTTCTCACCTTTAATCTTTTTGATCAGCTTTTCCAATCCCAAGACAACTCCATAGAGGATTGCCTCTGGCCTTGGTGGACAACCGGGAACGTAGACATCAACTGGAATATGCTTGTCAAGTGGAGCATTTGTGAATGGACTCTCATAGAACACACTTCCGCCAGTGGGACAAGCGCCTACTGCAATTACAACTTTTGGGTCAGGTGTTTGCTCGTAAATCAGCTTAACCCTCTCAAGACTCTGGTCTGTTATTGGACCTGTGACAAGCAAAATATCCGCATGCCTCGGTGTTCCAACAAGCTTTACTCCAAATCTCTCAGCATCGTATCTTGGAGTTAACGCTGCTATAATTTCGATGTCACAACCATTGCATGAACCACTATTGACATGAAACACCCAAGGTGACCTTCCGATGTATTTACAGAGCTTTGCAATTCTTTTCTCAAGCATTTCTCTCTCACTGACTTGTGATTGAGTATTAGCCTTGACTTCTTCCATTTAATTCACCCCCATACTATCAAGACCCCAAGGATTATTGCCACAGTTATAAGAAGATAGCTCACATAGTCTGTTAACAGCCCTGTATGTTCCCTTCTGAATGCTATGAACATTCTGTTGATACCTCTGATAAGCCCCCACATGACATGTCTCCCTGTGAAATACCCTTGAATGTGTTCAAACTGTGGAATTATTTTATCCTCATCTTCACCGCTTAAGTAAACCTTGGTACCAGCTCCTACTCTCCTTGTTCCCATGCTTGCTTTCTCTCCCCACTTCATGAGGATATAGCTGATGATTAGACCAATGATGAAGACATAAATAAAGTAAAGTGCATCCCAATAGCCGAACATTTTTCATCCCCCCAACACTGCCAATACATATTTTCCTGACTCCTCAAGCATCTTTGCTGTTGGTAGCATAACACTCTCGTTTATCTGCCATGGTAGGAGACCCATGACAATTATTGCAAGGATTAGGATTATCATTGGTATTATCATAGCCTTTCCTGGATCTTTTGCCGTTTTCACTTTCTCGCTCTCCTTCCCAAAGAAGGTGAAGAGTACTCTTATGTATGCTGCAGTACAGAAGGCTGTTCCGAGAATTGCTATTGCTGCTAGGAATGGGTTATACAAAGCGGAGCTTTCATAGATGAGCCATTTGCTTGCAAATCCATTGAGTGGAGGCATGCCTATTATAGCTGCAGCACCAACCAGAAAGGCAAAGCTTGTCAGTGGCATTCTTCTTGCTAGTCCGCTAAGCTCATTGAGGTTCTTTGTACCCACTTCATGCAAAACAGCACCTGCAACAAGGAAGAGGAGTGCTTTCATAATTGCGTGATTCACTGTGTGGTATATTGCTCCAGCCAAAGCTATTTGCCCAATGTTTGTTCCATATGCTGCAAGTCCAATGCCTATGCCAAGAAGAATGTATCCTATCTGACCAACACTTGAGAATGCAAACAATCTCTTCATATCAGTCTGCACTACAGCCATGGCATTTCCGACAATTAACGTTAGGCATGCGAAGAATATAATTATCCAGCCGAGAGTTCTGATGTTGAGGCTTATATTGTAAATGCTGAAGAGTATTCTTGCTATTGCATAAACACCACCAGCCTTAATTACTAATCCAGAAAGCATTGCTGAAATTGAGCTTGGTGCTGCTGGGTGGGCATCTGCAAGCCACATGTGTACTGGAACTGCACCGCTCTTGAAGAGCAATCCACCGAGGATAAAAGCTAAGGCAACTTTGCTTACAAATGTTGGCTCCCTTGTGATGTACTGGCCTAGATAAGCCATTGTTAGAGTTCCATACTGGCCATAAAGCAGAGCAATGCCGAGAAGAATGAATGAACTTGCCAGTGAACCAACAAACATGTACTTGATTCCAGCTTCAATGCCTTCCCATGTGTCATTTCTGAATGCAACCAAAGCATAGCTAGCTATGCTCATTATCTCAAGGAAGACATAGAAGTTGAATATATCTCCCGTTATGACTATGCCGAGCATTCCAAGCTCTAAGATTAGAATCAAGGTATAGTACTTATCCAGCCCAGTATCGTGCTTCATGTATTCGAGTGAGTAGATTATTGATAGCAGTGAGACAAATGCTATTGTTACTGCTATTAACGCTCCTAGGAGATCAACTTCCCAAACAATTCTGATTGGAAAGCTTACTCCTTTTCCTAGTGGCGTTGTATCCCCAAGTGTGTACACTATTATTTGATTGGTCTTCCAGATTGTGTAAAACACATCAGTAGCTACGCCTAAAGTTACTGCACTAATTATCACTGCCCAAATATCCCTGGCTTTCTCACTGATGAGCTTGATTAGAGGCATTGAGAATGCTCCAAAGAGAGGAACGATGATTAGGAATGGCAACACATTCATCCTCTCAACCTCCTTAACTTGTTGATGTCTAAGCTTCCGTAATGTCTGTAAGCGTTAATTGTCAAGGCCATTGCTAAAGCTAGAACACAAACTCCAATGACGATGCTCGTAAGCACTAAAGCTTGAGGAATTGGGCCAACCATTGGAGTGCCCTTTAATGTTTCATAACCGGTGTAGATTGGCGCAGTTGGAAGAACTCCGTTCTCCAAGCGGTAGCCAAGGCTTATCAGAAGTAAGTGGATTCCACAGTCAATGATGTTCAAGGCTAAGATCAATTTGATTAAGTTCCTCTTGTAAAGAAATGCATAAATCCCCATGAAGATTAAGAGAAATGCAGTTACAAATTGAAACGGAATCATTTTTTCCACCTCCTAAAGAGGGCTATTGCCATCATCGCACTTACTAATCCAGTGAAGACCTTTAATCCGACAGCTAGGTTCATTATTGGTAGATAACCTGCCGAGAGCAGAGTTCCCGGCTGTCCTGCAAAGGCTATCTTATTACGCCAGAGTATGTTGTAGAAGAAAGCTATACTTAACCCAAGCATTGCAGCTCCTAAGAAAGCCAAGCCACCAAGTCCCTCAAGAGCTGAGTATAAGTTCTTGTCGTACCTCTTTCTAGCTTCATTTAACCCAAATGCGACGAGGAATAATATTCCAGCACCAGCTATCGTAGCTCCCCCTTGGAAACCACCACCTGGTGTAAGATGACCGTGGGAGATGACATAGGCTCCAAATATTCCAATGAGTGGAATCGTAGCTCTCGCCATTGTTTTAACGATTAATCCCATGTCATTCTCCATCTTCATCCCTCCTCCAAGGTCTGAGCAGTGCAACAGCACCAGCTATGGCTGTAAAGAGAACAGTAGCCTCTCCTAGGGTATCATAACCTCTGTAATCAAACACTATGTCAGTTACAATGTTGGTTCCACCAACTTCTTCGATACCATGTTCAATATAATACTGGTCAGTGTAGCGGTACTTTTGCCAGTCACTACCACCAAGACCAAATTTAAGCCCGTATTGTGGGTTAGCTACTATCAAGAGCACACCAAGGATGAACAGCAAAGCTAAAGCCCCAAAAGTCTTGTTCATGGTCCCTCACGCTCCCATCTCTCTGTCTTAGCTATTCCATACACCACTATGGCCGTAACGACACCAGCACCAACTGCTGCCTCAGCTATTGCAACGTCAGGGGCATGAAGCATGTAGAACTCTAAGCTCAGCAGAAGGCTCATTGCTGCTGAAGCCAAAGCCGCTGAAAGCAAATCCCTAAAGCTGATTGTAAGGTATGCAGCGATAAGTATTCCAATCAAAATTCCAAACTGAATGATCATGTCAACTGTGAGAACGTTCATTTTTCTCCACCCCTCTCCCTCTTGAGTTTTGCTTCATAAGCATCAACAACAGCTCTCACAGGCTTTACACCACTCAAGTGAGCAGCTTTTGCAATTGCGTGAGCACCTGTTGGGTTAGTAAGCAACAATGCTATCAATGCAACCAAACTGTGAAGTGCCATCTGAAGGTACTTT is from Thermococcus paralvinellae and encodes:
- a CDS encoding hydrogenase subunit MbhD domain-containing protein; the protein is MNFMEFFWILQILIGIGLLVSAIVAIRFKNLIMAVIAMAVFSLILSLEFYVLQAPDVAIAEAGVGACLTTAMYLLAIKNTTDEEVVE
- the mnhG gene encoding monovalent cation/H(+) antiporter subunit G, with the protein product MIEYIITIFLAIGVIFNFLASVGILRFPDVYTRIHAATKCTTFGTIFIVLATVVYSIYNWLPTHDLRWVTIGIHSALVVIFLVLTNPVGAHAIGRAARKSGIRPYGAVIDELEGRL
- a CDS encoding monovalent cation/H+ antiporter complex subunit F, whose amino-acid sequence is MNVISAFMVALVLLLFSAMLTLIRLLLGPTIPDRAVALDSMTTTTAGAMVIYGVITKQAVFIDVALVYAVLSYIATLYIARYLVKKKVGIA
- a CDS encoding Na+/H+ antiporter subunit E, producing the protein MAFVTSFLWSFIVYLLLTAGSGNIIAWSKEELIAGFIIAAIIGYLTRNIMDEKLEYFFSPRRWVLFIIYAVGPFFFAMAKANLDVAYRVITGKIRPGIVKISPGLTRDESRTLLANSITLTPGTFTLEIDEDGNLYVHWIHVPPGKEKPTPEELCGYLPKWARRIAE
- a CDS encoding 4Fe-4S binding protein translates to MKIPPTLSTVLSNLFRKPATNMFPKTEPVPTPDGFRGKLIYYPDKCVGCKLCVTVCPAGVIEFIPEIKKVTFWLGRCVFCAQCVDVCPVNALEMSKEFLLATYDKYDDNLRWLKDEEIEEMIEAQKSKKVKKYRIIPDKCKGCTLCARKCPQNAITGAPGKVHKIDPNKCVGCGICASVCRFGAIEEYEE
- a CDS encoding respiratory chain complex I subunit 1 family protein, with translation MNILYATLGLIALYLYVSFASLLWEGLDRKLVARMQRRVGPPLLQPFYDFLKLMSKESIIPKHANKFYELAPVLALAVSIALLAYTPMGFAPLFATKGDVIVFIYLLTLIGFIRVLGAISSGSPYAQIGAQREMIILVSREIPMMLGLFTILWRLSHLGVEKPFSLATFYQRNIWELGTPLAFIGTFILLFVFLAWLASEIEVGFFDIPEAETEVAEGPMAEYSGRHLALFELSNALKMFVSASLVVAIFFPWGISAYVGLSGTPALIVDVLFHTLKVFIVLFISMSIFRAITGRLRITQAVQIFWLRLLPAAIIGSLILAIDLLGVIV
- a CDS encoding hydrogenase large subunit; translation: MNERIEYWVKIPIGPIHPALEEPEKFIITLDGERIINVDVKLGYNLRGLEWIAMRRNWIQVLYLAERICGICSFSHNHTYARAVEEMAGIEVPERAEYIRVIVGELERIHSHLLNLGVVAHSIGYDTVLHLSWLAREKVMDILEDIGGNRVNYAGNMIGGVRRDITEKHKRAILDMIYYYRQEIMPKIEEIFLYDPTVEARLRDSGVIPKRIAIEYSAQGPTARGSGIKKDVRYNEKLGVYPDLGVKPVTPKEFTGVIKGDVFDRMVVRVGELWQSMEIIERALDQMPEGKIKAFPKDNMILFKLKKAEGEGIGRYEAPRGETIHYVRAEPGRDGPAKWKMREPTFPNLFAVARALVGEQLADVPVAIASIDPCLSCTDRVAVIDAETGRKRILTEVDLLKESIKKTKEINPNIKAKPEKIGIGRCIL
- a CDS encoding NADH-quinone oxidoreductase subunit C, whose amino-acid sequence is MTPEEFAERIKAKFEDVEVKITENKLPHPRKRIWIEVSREKFKDVVKFLKEIDPTAQFSIIIAEDRGDRLTAKYHWEMFWEQGESLSVVIGTACSKDDPVLPTITDIFPSSLPYEREVQEFLGIKYEGIPDPRRLFLPDDFPEGVYPLRLDETGITPEMVKNAGHPYRRESK